Proteins encoded within one genomic window of Marinobacter halotolerans:
- a CDS encoding YqaA family protein translates to MAYLTLFFTALAAATLLPAYSEILVGGMVTQGYSLWWIWLSATAGNTLGSVVNGVIGRQVDRFKHKRWFPVSELQLEKARNRFNRYGQWSLLLGWLPIGGDALTLVGGIMRVPWLNFVVLVAIGKGLRYGLVIWLILEASGVPGSP, encoded by the coding sequence TTGGCGTATCTTACTCTGTTTTTTACCGCTCTGGCGGCGGCTACCCTGCTGCCAGCCTATTCCGAAATACTGGTAGGCGGCATGGTCACTCAGGGATACTCGCTGTGGTGGATCTGGTTGTCGGCTACAGCGGGCAATACCCTGGGTTCCGTTGTTAATGGAGTTATCGGCCGGCAGGTGGATCGCTTTAAGCATAAACGCTGGTTTCCCGTCTCCGAACTTCAGCTCGAAAAGGCCCGCAACCGGTTCAATCGTTACGGTCAGTGGTCACTGCTTCTGGGATGGTTGCCGATTGGGGGCGACGCGTTGACGCTGGTAGGCGGCATCATGCGCGTGCCCTGGCTCAATTTTGTGGTGTTGGTAGCTATCGGCAAGGGTCTGCGTTATGGCTTGGTGATCTGGCTGATACTGGAGGCATCCGGTGTGCCAGGATCGCCATAG
- a CDS encoding 6-phosphofructokinase — MAIRNAFYAQSGGVTAVINASACGVIQTARKHPEQIGKVYAGRNGIIGALKEELIDTSLESDEDIQDLMHTPGGAFGSCRHKLKNFSENRREYERLIEVFRAHDIGYFFYNGGGDSQDTAFKVSQLAEKMGYPITCIGVPKTVDNDLPFTDCCPGFGSVAKYIATSTLEASLDIRSMCDTSTKVFILEVMGRHAGWIAASGGLAGKGEGEPPHVILFPEVPFERDRFLERVDFCVKEYGYCVVVASEGAQYEDGRFLADAGAKDAFGHTQLGGVAPALANMVRQALGHKFHWAVADYLQRSARHIASATDVEQAYSVGRAAVEMAIAGKQALMPTIVREQSRPYRWHIGEAPLSEVANQEKKMPIHFISDDGYAITQDCRDYLEPLIYGESFPPFENGIPKVAKLKNRLVEKKLKADFQF; from the coding sequence ATGGCCATTCGAAACGCATTCTATGCCCAGTCAGGCGGCGTGACCGCCGTAATTAATGCCAGCGCCTGTGGCGTGATCCAGACCGCGCGCAAACATCCGGAACAGATCGGCAAAGTTTACGCGGGAAGGAACGGCATTATTGGTGCGTTGAAGGAAGAGCTCATCGACACCAGCCTTGAAAGTGACGAAGACATTCAGGACCTGATGCATACGCCCGGCGGTGCATTCGGCTCCTGCCGCCACAAACTGAAGAACTTCTCGGAGAACCGCCGCGAATACGAGCGGCTGATCGAAGTATTCCGCGCCCACGACATCGGTTACTTCTTCTACAACGGCGGCGGTGACTCCCAGGACACAGCGTTCAAGGTATCCCAGCTCGCAGAGAAGATGGGCTACCCCATCACCTGCATCGGCGTACCCAAAACCGTCGACAACGACCTGCCCTTCACCGATTGCTGCCCGGGCTTTGGCTCGGTTGCGAAATACATCGCAACCTCCACCCTCGAGGCCAGCCTCGATATCCGCTCCATGTGCGACACCTCCACCAAGGTGTTCATCCTTGAGGTGATGGGCCGTCACGCCGGGTGGATTGCCGCCTCTGGTGGCCTGGCTGGCAAGGGCGAGGGCGAACCGCCGCACGTCATCCTGTTCCCGGAGGTCCCTTTCGAGCGCGACCGGTTCCTGGAGCGCGTGGATTTCTGTGTGAAGGAATATGGCTACTGCGTGGTGGTGGCCTCGGAAGGGGCTCAATACGAAGATGGCCGCTTCCTGGCCGATGCCGGCGCAAAGGACGCGTTCGGCCACACCCAGTTGGGCGGTGTGGCACCGGCGCTGGCCAACATGGTGCGCCAGGCACTGGGTCACAAGTTCCACTGGGCCGTGGCGGACTACCTTCAGCGCAGTGCCCGTCATATTGCGTCCGCTACTGACGTAGAGCAGGCCTACTCGGTGGGCCGGGCGGCCGTTGAAATGGCCATCGCTGGCAAGCAGGCACTGATGCCCACCATTGTTCGCGAACAGTCACGCCCCTACCGCTGGCACATTGGCGAGGCGCCGCTGAGTGAGGTGGCCAACCAGGAAAAGAAAATGCCGATCCATTTCATCTCGGACGATGGCTACGCCATTACCCAGGATTGCCGGGATTATCTCGAGCCACTGATCTACGGCGAGAGCTTCCCCCCTTTCGAGAATGGCATTCCCAAGGTTGCCAAACTCAAGAACCGGCTGGTGGAAAAGAAACTGAAAGCCGACTTCCAGTTCTGA
- a CDS encoding methyl-accepting chemotaxis protein: MKNRTLRFKLYALVVTLLLVMGISIVVTAQLSLGSMEQRITSETRETVRELATDRLSATAGKYGELVSGMFATAYRTPEVVRNVITRNIEASSSGRISRSALQETVGAVLEEQESLSSIYAQFEPDAYDEQDRYFTGGVEEHSSDEGTLEIYYYRTPEGEVKFSRTEDPATKYLDERNEFGIREAEWYLCSRDTKQPCIMEPYNYEIEEGYTELMTSLVMPILKGNEFAGVVGVDINLSTLQETIESVSRELYSGQSRVTLLSKKGLIAASSHYSEFLGRPLAEALPEKAGAYTTLHQSEQGYDDGETLAVSYPIDIELPGTEWSLLIELPRETALADVAEITGLLSAEVNATARNQALVGVLVSVIAIGILILLVRSVTRPLNEIRDRMKSLASAEGDLTRELKIDTHAELIELAGGFNQFLGRLRTMINDLKDVNAKVSQQAADVNTIARETNDQTESQHDDIESVVTAMNEMSAAAGEVAGFAGEAAENAQKAQDGIRFTKDTLTSAVNGVSALASDMDEASTAIGHVATRSEDINRIIEVIRGIAEQTNLLALNAAIEAARAGEQGRGFAVVADEVRTLASRTRESTDEISQMIDGLQGDVGGAVTVIKGGVDRATQAVDGTREADHSLATVVERIGSIVEHVTQVATAAEEQSSVSEEINRNLTRINDAANDLRSLAQRVSGSGRTLDEQVKVLDSELSRLKT, encoded by the coding sequence ATGAAAAACCGCACACTGCGCTTCAAGCTATACGCCCTCGTGGTTACGCTTTTGCTGGTTATGGGGATCAGCATTGTTGTGACCGCTCAGTTATCACTGGGCAGTATGGAACAGCGTATTACCTCCGAGACCCGGGAAACCGTCAGGGAACTGGCCACCGACCGGCTTTCGGCAACCGCGGGAAAATACGGCGAACTGGTCAGCGGCATGTTTGCAACAGCGTACCGGACACCGGAAGTGGTGCGCAATGTGATCACCCGGAACATCGAGGCTTCCAGCTCCGGGCGTATCAGCCGCTCCGCCCTTCAGGAAACCGTTGGTGCTGTTCTGGAAGAGCAGGAAAGCCTGAGCTCTATCTACGCCCAGTTTGAACCTGACGCCTATGACGAACAGGACCGCTACTTTACCGGCGGTGTGGAAGAACACAGTAGCGACGAAGGCACCCTGGAGATTTACTACTACCGCACGCCGGAGGGCGAGGTAAAGTTCAGCCGCACGGAGGACCCGGCCACCAAGTATCTGGATGAGCGCAATGAGTTCGGCATTCGCGAGGCGGAGTGGTATCTGTGCTCCCGGGACACCAAACAACCCTGCATCATGGAACCCTACAACTATGAGATCGAGGAAGGCTACACCGAACTGATGACCAGTCTGGTGATGCCTATCCTCAAGGGTAACGAGTTCGCCGGTGTGGTGGGCGTGGATATCAATCTTTCTACCCTCCAGGAAACCATAGAGAGCGTCAGCCGTGAGCTATACAGCGGCCAGTCCCGCGTGACCCTGCTTAGCAAAAAAGGACTGATTGCCGCTTCCAGCCACTACAGCGAGTTCCTGGGCCGGCCGCTGGCGGAGGCGCTGCCCGAAAAGGCAGGCGCCTATACCACGCTGCACCAGAGTGAGCAGGGCTACGATGATGGCGAAACCCTGGCCGTGTCCTATCCCATCGACATTGAGCTTCCGGGTACCGAGTGGTCCCTGTTGATCGAGCTACCTCGGGAGACCGCCCTTGCGGATGTGGCTGAAATCACCGGCCTGCTGTCTGCCGAGGTTAACGCCACTGCCCGAAATCAGGCGCTGGTGGGTGTTCTGGTATCGGTGATTGCCATCGGTATTCTGATTCTGCTGGTGCGTTCGGTGACCCGTCCGCTCAATGAGATCCGGGATCGCATGAAAAGTCTGGCCAGCGCCGAGGGCGACCTTACCCGTGAGCTGAAAATCGATACCCATGCCGAGCTGATTGAGCTGGCAGGCGGATTCAACCAATTCCTGGGGCGCCTGCGGACCATGATCAACGACCTCAAGGACGTCAATGCCAAGGTGAGCCAGCAGGCGGCGGATGTGAATACCATTGCACGGGAAACCAACGATCAGACGGAAAGCCAGCATGACGATATCGAGAGCGTGGTGACGGCAATGAACGAAATGTCAGCCGCCGCCGGTGAGGTGGCGGGTTTTGCTGGCGAGGCCGCTGAGAATGCCCAGAAGGCCCAGGACGGCATTCGCTTTACCAAGGATACGCTGACGTCGGCGGTCAATGGGGTCAGTGCGCTGGCCAGTGATATGGACGAGGCCAGCACGGCGATCGGCCATGTGGCTACTCGCAGTGAAGACATCAACCGGATTATCGAGGTGATCAGGGGCATCGCCGAGCAGACCAATCTGCTGGCGCTGAATGCCGCCATCGAGGCTGCGCGAGCCGGGGAACAGGGCCGCGGTTTTGCGGTTGTGGCCGACGAAGTCCGGACCCTGGCCTCCCGTACCCGGGAATCCACCGATGAGATCAGCCAGATGATTGATGGCCTGCAGGGCGATGTCGGTGGCGCTGTCACGGTCATTAAGGGCGGCGTCGACCGGGCCACCCAGGCGGTGGACGGAACCCGGGAAGCGGACCATTCCCTGGCCACGGTGGTGGAGCGTATCGGCTCCATTGTCGAGCATGTGACTCAGGTGGCGACCGCCGCAGAGGAGCAGAGCTCGGTAAGTGAGGAAATTAACCGGAACCTGACCCGCATCAATGACGCGGCTAACGATCTCCGGTCTCTGGCTCAGAGGGTGAGTGGCAGCGGGCGGACCCTTGATGAGCAGGTAAAAGTGCTGGATTCGGAGCTTAGCCGACTGAAAACCTGA
- a CDS encoding ABC1 kinase family protein, which yields MASKRKGISVSRIKTGSFERRLSLTKAGLFAGTRMASHMATNWFRGEEQREARHSAMLSSQAQFLVDELGQLKGSVVKIGQVMALYGEHFLPEEVTEALHTLEDQTTALEWSSIERVLKAELGKDRLAELDVDPEPIGAASLGQVHRARRKSDGLELVLKVQYPGVDEAVDSDLNSVAHLLKIARLVSFGPEFRDWLEEVRDMMHREVDYRLEARTTEKFRLMLEQDPRFVVPRVLPEYCTAHVIASTFEHGYSISSPEVRQLSLERRSEIGKAALELFFRELFVWGEIQTDPNFGNYRIRIAGEEDADTRHDQIVLLDFGAVQSYSHTFLDPVIQMIRASYERDLKGVVDGGIKLRFMNEDWPQDVLDKFGSVCMSVLEPLAGNRDEWPDYAVNDKGEYRWKQSDLPSRVARQAARSAISRYFKVPPKEFVFLNRKLIGVYTFIAVLNAEFNGESLLRTYLYGDPGTPDASSISQITKP from the coding sequence ATGGCATCAAAGCGCAAAGGTATTTCCGTCTCACGTATTAAAACCGGCAGTTTCGAGCGTCGTCTTTCCCTCACCAAGGCAGGATTGTTCGCCGGAACGCGTATGGCGTCGCACATGGCCACCAACTGGTTCCGGGGCGAAGAGCAACGGGAAGCGCGACACAGCGCCATGTTGTCCAGCCAGGCCCAGTTTCTGGTGGATGAGCTGGGCCAGCTGAAGGGCAGTGTGGTTAAGATCGGGCAGGTGATGGCGCTTTACGGCGAGCATTTTCTTCCGGAGGAGGTCACGGAAGCGCTGCATACGCTGGAGGACCAGACAACCGCCCTGGAGTGGTCGTCTATTGAACGGGTACTAAAAGCGGAGCTTGGCAAAGATAGACTGGCGGAACTGGACGTGGACCCGGAGCCCATCGGCGCGGCCTCCCTTGGGCAGGTGCACAGAGCCAGGCGTAAGTCGGACGGGCTTGAGCTGGTGCTTAAAGTCCAGTACCCGGGGGTCGACGAGGCTGTAGACAGCGATCTCAATTCCGTCGCCCACCTGTTGAAGATCGCCCGCCTGGTGTCATTCGGGCCGGAGTTCAGGGATTGGCTGGAAGAAGTCCGGGACATGATGCACCGGGAAGTGGACTATCGCCTGGAAGCACGAACCACCGAGAAATTCCGGTTGATGCTGGAGCAGGATCCCCGTTTCGTGGTGCCAAGGGTTCTTCCCGAATACTGCACCGCCCATGTGATTGCTTCAACGTTCGAGCATGGCTATTCCATCAGCTCACCGGAGGTGCGCCAGCTGTCGCTGGAGCGCAGAAGCGAGATTGGTAAAGCCGCCCTCGAGCTGTTTTTCCGGGAGCTTTTTGTCTGGGGAGAAATCCAGACCGACCCGAACTTTGGCAACTATCGCATTCGCATTGCCGGTGAGGAAGACGCCGATACCCGGCACGACCAGATCGTGTTGCTGGATTTCGGAGCGGTTCAGTCCTATTCGCACACATTCCTGGACCCGGTCATCCAGATGATCCGGGCCTCCTATGAACGTGACCTGAAGGGTGTGGTGGACGGCGGTATCAAGCTGCGCTTTATGAACGAGGACTGGCCACAGGACGTGCTTGACAAGTTCGGGTCGGTTTGTATGTCGGTGCTTGAGCCCCTTGCGGGCAATCGGGACGAGTGGCCGGATTACGCCGTCAACGACAAGGGTGAATACCGCTGGAAGCAGAGTGATCTGCCCTCCCGGGTGGCGCGTCAGGCGGCGCGATCGGCCATCAGCCGCTACTTCAAGGTGCCGCCCAAGGAGTTTGTGTTTCTCAACCGCAAGCTTATTGGTGTCTATACCTTTATCGCGGTTTTGAATGCTGAATTTAACGGCGAGTCATTGCTGAGAACCTACCTCTATGGCGATCCTGGCACACCGGATGCCTCCAGTATCAGCCAGATCACCAAGCCATAA
- a CDS encoding GrxA family glutaredoxin produces MEQVTIFGRASCGFCTRARQLCEIKDLPYRYVDIEIEGISKDDLSQSIGRPVYTVPQIFIGDRHVGGFDHFFEYLQTSAN; encoded by the coding sequence ATGGAACAGGTGACTATCTTTGGTCGTGCATCCTGTGGTTTTTGCACCCGCGCCAGGCAGCTCTGCGAGATCAAGGATCTGCCTTACCGCTATGTGGATATCGAAATAGAGGGCATCAGCAAAGACGATCTGTCACAGTCCATTGGTCGGCCGGTTTACACGGTGCCGCAGATTTTCATCGGCGATCGTCATGTGGGCGGTTTTGATCATTTCTTCGAGTATCTGCAGACTTCTGCGAACTGA